The sequence below is a genomic window from Setaria italica strain Yugu1 chromosome IV, Setaria_italica_v2.0, whole genome shotgun sequence.
CATTTACTGTCTTATGGTAACATTGGAAGTTAATACAGCATATTGCACTAACCTGCCTTTTTGGTTCAAACCTAATGGTTAGTGTATGCACAAGAAAAGGGTCCAGGGGAGGATCTTGTGGGTTTACCGGCCGAAAAGATGAAAATGGCACTCTTACCTGcaggaaaaaaatacaaaacagATTAAATTCTACATGTCCTTTTTTTTGGCCTAGCATTCATCTTAAGCAGCTCATATGGCCAAGATATCAAACAAAATACCTAGTACTTACCCTACAAAAGCCTGCTTTTGTAGTCATCCGAGCAAAGTACTTCTTGCTCTGTGACGTGTCTGCCAGTGGACCAGTCTCAAGAATAACAACATATGATCTTCCATTTCCTCCCACTGAGAAAAGTAAACCATCGTACCTATGCATAGAGCGACAGAAGTGAATGTCACTCACATAGTACATTCTGATGCATAATTTCATTCATAAAGATTTGTAACATCAGAGAATAACAAAACATAAGAGCTCCTAATACCTGTCTAGTGTGGAACCTAGAGGAAGAGAGAGCCTTTTTGATATCTCAACATATCCACCTCTTGTGAAAACAAATCCTGAAAATAAGGAAGTTCATAAGAAACCGAAGACATGCAAAATAAACCAGAATAACCAGGTAAATcagtgtattttttttactgaaaaTCATGTCTGAAAGTAACAAAATAAAAGGTGCTACCTGAGAAAACGGCCTTCCGATCTTCTGAAAATTCAAATGCTGCATCGATACCTTCATCAAATCTAGAAGCAAAAGTATTTGGGAGGTAAGATCCCTGGCGCACCTCCCAACCATTCAAGGACTTTGCTGACTTGAACTTTGCTATCCGGAGTTTGCTCTTGCTACTTTTACCAGCTCTGAGCTGGGCCAATTCGTTATAGTAATCCTGCAGTATAAAGCTGAGCTTGGTGACATGCTTTTTATTAAGGACTGGTGGTTCTTAataacattataaaaatatatgttGACATGAGAAAATTAAGTTGGAAGGAATACCTGGAAAGCCTTGCTGGCGTTCCTTACTCCTTGATTATCAACCCTATTTAGGTCTCCTGTAATAGTTGAACGTGCAGTTGCACAATAGATTATCTTGCTGCAGCCCGACACAGCTGCTTTGACAGTGTCAGGATCACCAACATCACCAACAACAACATCCACCGACCTTGGGAGCATATCTATCACTTCAGGGTCGTTTCTTCTTACTAAAGCCTGTCATAATAGGAGAAAATTAGGTTTGACTTTTCCTAGTTTATCAAACCACCAACGATAAGATGTCTTGAAGTATAGTAAAACACTATAACAGCAATAATTGCACGAGAAACAGCTCACACACTGAGGAGAGAAGCTCCATCAATTTTCATTTTTCAGATTCTTTTCAAACAGAAATTAAGGAAGATGTTTGCCGCAATAATTGATTGTTTTCCACAAGCCAATTAGCAGTATAGATCATCTTGACATTTCAGTAAAACAGTTGCACGGTCCATTTTTCTattgtagattttttttcaagcgTTCAACTGTTCATATTACACAGTGGATACATTGCTTCAATCATTTCAGACCTTAAACTCTAGAATTGCAGCATGTAATGATGCAAGGGACAACTTAATGAGTCGCACAATCTAAGCTCAGCTAAATTATGCAGGCAGTGACTCACAATAACAGTTTGAGCATGTCAGCAGATTCAGAGGCTGCAGCCATGGCGGAAAATCTAGATAGGCATTAGTAGCATGAACCCAAGAAAAACTTGCTAATGACAGGCTGTGAAAATTGAAATGCTAAATTAGAATCGTTTAGGTTTGTCTCCTTAGGAAAACGACTATGCAACAAGTAAGGTTTCATGTTGAGCTATCCACTCCAATGTTGTGAGTCGTAACtgaaagaataaaaaatcaTTGCCATTTCAGCCAAATCAGCGAACACCGTTTCAGGAGCAGCTATCAAGAAGCGCAGTGGCGCGCGTATGCTGACCTTGACATTGTAGCCTCGGAGCATGAGCTTGCGCACGACAATGCGTCCGATGCGGCTGGTggcgccgacgacgaggacggtGGTGTCCTGCGCCCCCGGCACGGTGAACTCGCACATGGGCCCGCCGCGGATGAGCAcggcctgctcctcctccgccagcgCCGTGGACGAGGCGCTGGACATCTGGCCCAGCCGCGAGAATTTGCGCCACACCTCGTCGAACACCTGCCGCGACCGCCGGCCCAGGCCCACGGGGTTCACGATCACGTCATCGAGGCCGGCCACCAGCGCCCGGGCGTTAtcctcggcgccggcctccttcttcctcttcttcgcctCGTCGTCTGCCGCCGACGCCGATGCCGCCGGCTTGTCCGCCCCCTCGTCCTTCTCTTCGAGCATGGCGGTGGCGGACTTCTTAGCCTTCCGGGACCGGCGTTTCTTGCGCGGCTTGGCGGCCTCCTgcgtggaggcggcgctggcggtggcCATCTCGGGCCCGTCCTGGTCGACGAGCTCGGCGGCCACGGGCGTGGTGGGCTTGGCGGCGAAGCAGCACGCGGAGCCGTGGTGGTACCGCCTGGTGGCGCcgacggaggaggaagcggcggtGGTCACGGCGCGCGGGGGAGCGCGGGTTGGGGACGCGTGGCTGTGGAACGCCGCGATGGTACTCACGGCCGCCCCGCCGGGCGCAGAcgcccgcggcgccgccacGATGGCCGCCATGCTcttgccgctgctgctgccgacgGACGGCTAATTCTGTGGCGGAATCCGGCGTGGTCGCCGCAAATATTCTTCTGGTTGAATCTCGCGGCCGCGGGTGATAAAGCCGGCCGGGGGCTTGGGGGCGCGGCCTGAGTGGCTGCCGTGCCGGGCTCCAGTTGTGGCTGCGGTTGCTGCGCGGGCTGGCACACACTTGGCGCACaggcgagctcggcggcggggcCCGCGGCGCAGGGAGacgcgacgaggtggccgggcaCGGCATGTCGCCGTCAGGAACTCAAACGGATAAAGGGAGGCAGTGTGGGGGCAGGggaaaggggaggaggagaggccggAGGCGTGGCCGCGCGGTGGCGGGTGGCGCGGCGACGTGGGCGTGCCGGGTTCACGTGTCCACCACCCAGTTCGTCCATCATTCGACGTGGTTGCTTGCTTGGACCCATTGGCCATTACCAGCAGGCAGTAAGCAAATGCGAGACTGAATGCCACACATTTGGGACGCGCAGTCCTATTTGGAAGACACCAAATTTTCCAACTCCTGTGTTTCTATCTAGAAATGCTCCAGCCTCGACTTTTTTTATACTCTTTGTTGCTACAACATCATGATTATTTTCGGAATAAATTTAGGAAAATAAGAGCACCCGTACTAAATTCGGACTCAAAACCGTGTTGGACActgaaataaatttagaaaaacgAGAACACCCGTACTGAGTCTAAACTCGAATTCGGGTGGATAAGTTCTACCGCGGGGAAAGTCAGCTAAAATTTGCTTCAACCTGATTTTTAAGAAAAGTGGTAAGAGCTTTATTGTTACTATTACGTTAACCATGCATAATCATTTAGGTTGTGACGGTGTTTAGCTCGTTTTCAAGGAGAAAACACCACTAGGAAGATTTAAATTCTATTTTCATTTCTCTTTGTGAGATAAAAAATTATGAACTGAGTATGAAACAAccacatcatcatcgtcatAAAATCTAATAGTGACCCCCGCTTAATCTTCTGAGTCTTCAGTTCGTGATATATTTGCAAAATTGCATACCCGGCAAATAAAACTACAGAGGGCATTTGCAAATAGGGTGTGTGACGGCAGAGGAATATGCAAAGATgaggcattttttttttttgcataaattcaattttgaatgaagaTCAGTCCTACACAGATACAAAATGTGAGGACGGAAATCAATGAATGGCCAAAACCTCCGGTGGCCAAAACACAGTCTGGCGTGCATGGGCACCATTGAAGGTGAAATTTTTCATGTGGTTGGCCCTGAGGGAAAGGCTGTGGACTGCAGCTAGAAGACAGCATCTCTTGGCCAAATGCTCCTTCACGCAGCAAGTCTGGCACATCATCAGTCTGTCTCTGAACATTCAGAATGCTCCGCCATTGCCCAATCACTCTCTGTCAGACTGGTGGCTGGAGAAAAGAGGGGGGATCAGCGCTGACAAACGTAAAGGAATGGACTCCATCTTCATGCTAGTGTCCTGGAGGATATGGAAGCAGCGCAATGATCGTGTTTTCCAGAGAGCAGCGTTGAAAACACCTGCTCAGTTGGTGGCCAATATCACTGAAGAGGCTAGCCTCTGGAGCGCGGCTGGAGCAAAGCACATTGCTGCTTTCAACTGGCCGGCAAGCTGAACCAGAGCTCTGCctctgttgttgttgtttctcGGTTGCATTAGTTTCTTTCATCATGTAAACCTTTCCCTTCCTTAACCCGTGTGCGCGTGCGCCCGGTAGGCCCGTATTGTAAAAAACTTTGTTCGCTTtctcttcttaatacaaagatacgcagctctcctgcgtattctaaaaaaaaaagaaatcaatgaATGAAAAGACTGGCCATATCTGTGTCTTTCCTAGAGACCCATGTTCTGTATTtaccaagaaaaaagaaactacGACAAAATTTTCTCATCAATTGACACTTGCACAGAAACCTATCATACATGAGCAACATACAATAGAAGACCAGATCTGAACATGATGAACAAAACGAATCATGTCAGGGATGAGCCACCAGCTGCAGTACCACTTCCAGTCAGGTGAACTGAGCAAGGAGGCTGAAAATGGAAGACATTTCATCCCCAGTATAGAACGCATTGATGCTGTTAATATGCAGGTCCTCTTGATCTTCCTTACACGTTCACACCATTTCCAGCAGCCCGGCTACTGGTCTCCAACTGCCGTTGCATCATCATTTGGTTGACGGCAGCACGCCTCCGGGACTCAGACTGCCATTGCATCAGTTGCAGCTTTCTCCAATACTCCTTCGTATCCCTGTTCCCAATCAcagttcagttcagttcagttGTGGAACGATGCATGATGCACATGTGCTGGTGTCGGTGCATTGTGATTGTGTTGAGAGGGAGAGATGAGATCGGAAGATACCTGCATCTTGGTATATTGCATTGTGATTCTTTGCAACCTCTGGCATGGAGTGTAATCAAGCCCCACAGTTTCTTACACAGACGACAGCCTCCCGATGAACGTGTTTTGCACTGTGTTCCATGATGGAAGAGAGATTTAAGTTTTCGGCAATTGTGATACTGGCAACCACCACGGCCCGGGCAAGATCCTGCGTGTGCCAAAAGTCGGAGCAACATCTGTGTCTGTAGCACCACAAAAAAATGCATCATTATGTAGTCAATGACCAATTCGTTCTGGGATTAATCAATAGGTGGATAGAAAAAGTGACATAGTTCAAGCTTGCCACAAAGGTCCCTTTTGGATCAGTTAGAGCTAAACTGCCCAGCATAGTTCAGTTTTCAACTATCAAACCACCAGCTTATAAAAAGCTATAAGCTGGTTTCCCTCCATCCCCAGCTATCGCAGGCTCGCGGCTCATAATAAGCTAGGaagatccaaacggggccttaaagTTAGTTCCATTGGTCAGTTTATCGATAATACAAAAAGAACATCTATGTACTATCAGTTACGTTATGCACAAAAGATTACATGTTCTGTTGTTTTTCCCATGGTGTGTGGATCAATAGCATGTTGAATTGGTGACTATCAAATGGATCTTACAAATGTGAATGATGGTATGGAAGCGATTGAGTCTCTATTTTGATAACCAATGCTAAAACAGTCACTAAAAACAGATGAATTATAACAATGTAAGAAGTAGAATACCGTTTCAGCACTCTTCTTTTGGTGAGTATCCATGTCTGCTCCTGTTGGCTGCTTAGTTAACTTGTGGACATGATTGGCGCCTTCATTGTGTTTGTAACAAGCAACACACTCATCATAATCGCATTCTTTGCACCGCCATCCTTGACCAGTTTTGATATTGTTCTTGCAGACATCACATGTGGTTACGAAAGCTGGTTCagttggattatgaagatgGTATAGCACCATCATTGAGGAATGCTTTGCACCACGAAGGGTATCATATTGATAATGGTTTCCTTGACAGAGACTCAGGAATGCCTGCCTGGTATCAAAAAATTCACTTTCTAAGATGCCATCTCTGTCCTTGGTATCTTTAGGCACCCCGTCAATTTCAACCTAAATGATGGCATCAAGTATAATAGTTAATATTGTTGGCATTTTTTCTTTACCTTTGTCTGATTAGTTAAAATACTTTCCAGATAACTTACTGGATGTAGTATATGGAAGTCAGTACTATTACTTGGATGCCTCTCCTTCGCTTCACGCTGTTCTTCTACATTATAACACCTGCAACAGAAGACTCATAAGTCTCAAAGGTTCATATTAGCTGTAACAAGATCAAAAGAACAGTAAAGCTATGCAATAATTTAAGTTGATAGTTTCAAGCtacacatgcacatgcacatctataatacaaaagtactcaaataATCGTATGGCATTATAAAACAAATAAACTTACTTGTCACAAATATAAAAACTTTTGCATTGACTGCAGACCCAACGTCTTCCTGAAACTATAAGGATACAGCAGTGATGGCAAGAATGTTGCAAATGGACCATGATGAGATCTTCTTTCATTGGGTAAATGGCTTCTCCGAGCTGTGAAGCATAAATTGATGATTAAGTTATGAGGACTGAAATAAAACTTGGTGGAAAGAACATATATTGCCGaattttaagaaaaatatataCCTTTTGCATCAGCATAGCATCCTTCGAAGCATTCCCATTTAAATTTGTAAGACCAGCAAATTTCAATGCTCTTTTTGTAATAGTCTTCTTTAACTTTCCCTTCTTCTGCAGGTTTCTGTCATCTTCTGGTAGGCGAATTTGGTTGATTATATCTTCTGCAGCTCCAGGCCaataatcaccatcaaaatatggCAAGCGAGCTGCAGTCACTTTAGCCTTGCATTCTGTCTTAGGGTTAAAAAAGTGCTCG
It includes:
- the LOC101756227 gene encoding uncharacterized protein LOC101756227 — protein: MAAIVAAPRASAPGGAAVSTIAAFHSHASPTRAPPRAVTTAASSSVGATRRYHHGSACCFAAKPTTPVAAELVDQDGPEMATASAASTQEAAKPRKKRRSRKAKKSATAMLEEKDEGADKPAASASAADDEAKKRKKEAGAEDNARALVAGLDDVIVNPVGLGRRSRQVFDEVWRKFSRLGQMSSASSTALAEEEQAVLIRGGPMCEFTVPGAQDTTVLVVGATSRIGRIVVRKLMLRGYNVKALVRRNDPEVIDMLPRSVDVVVGDVGDPDTVKAAVSGCSKIIYCATARSTITGDLNRVDNQGVRNASKAFQDYYNELAQLRAGKSSKSKLRIAKFKSAKSLNGWEVRQGSYLPNTFASRFDEGIDAAFEFSEDRKAVFSGFVFTRGGYVEISKRLSLPLGSTLDRYDGLLFSVGGNGRSYVVILETGPLADTSQSKKYFARMTTKAGFCRVRVPFSSFRPVNPQDPPLDPFLVHTLTIRFEPKRQRPGDGSQNASDPRNFELILEYIKALPTGQETDFILVSCAGSGIEPNRREQVLKAKKAGEDALRRSGLGYTIVRPGPLQEEPGGQRALIFDQGNRISQGISCADVADICVKALHDSTARNKSFDVCYEYVADQGNELYELVAHLPDKANNYLAPALSVLEKNT